One Synechococcus sp. JA-2-3B'a(2-13) genomic window carries:
- a CDS encoding anti-sigma factor domain-containing protein: MKAESVSPEELQLWLAGYVLGDLSPEEAERLEALLKLRPELHRELQALQQALETAYGVEEKQPPPALRASLLQAHAEQAAQPMRTPAWIAKGSRLWQRGLGAVAAGLIVALGLGNLYLWRRLQLAQTQGIPAEVLTYELQPTAENLAGSVKLEVDPQRLQGRLVAQGLPPLPEGRVYALWVVLEPEAPFTTDRAGAVLVAAFPVDETGNRQQELRLPPVFESTEWVRAVAITEEDGNRPQEHQGSPLWISG; the protein is encoded by the coding sequence ATGAAAGCCGAATCTGTGTCTCCCGAAGAACTGCAACTGTGGCTGGCGGGCTACGTGCTGGGGGATCTCTCCCCGGAAGAGGCCGAGCGGCTGGAAGCCTTGCTCAAGCTGCGCCCGGAGCTGCACCGAGAACTGCAGGCTTTGCAACAGGCATTGGAGACAGCCTACGGCGTGGAGGAAAAGCAACCTCCCCCCGCCCTGCGGGCTTCTCTGTTGCAGGCACATGCGGAGCAGGCAGCCCAACCGATGCGCACCCCCGCCTGGATTGCCAAGGGATCCCGTCTCTGGCAACGGGGCTTGGGGGCGGTGGCCGCAGGCTTGATCGTCGCTTTGGGGCTGGGGAACCTCTACCTGTGGCGCAGGCTGCAGCTAGCCCAGACGCAAGGGATCCCTGCCGAGGTGTTGACCTATGAATTGCAGCCGACTGCGGAGAACCTGGCCGGCTCGGTCAAGCTTGAGGTGGATCCCCAGCGCCTGCAAGGGCGATTGGTGGCCCAAGGGTTGCCGCCTTTGCCGGAAGGCCGGGTCTATGCCCTGTGGGTGGTGCTGGAACCGGAGGCGCCCTTTACCACCGATAGAGCGGGGGCCGTTCTCGTGGCAGCTTTTCCGGTGGATGAAACAGGAAATCGCCAACAGGAGCTGCGCCTACCGCCGGTGTTTGAATCTACAGAATGGGTGCGGGCTGTGGCCATTACCGAAGAGGATGGCAATCGTCCCCAAGAGCACCAGGGATCCCCTTTGTGGATTTCCGGCTAG
- a CDS encoding DUF2839 domain-containing protein — protein MGEAKRRKTRISQDPDQELVFPNLKDIPLTKGQARAIYNWTTRGAWAGIILLAIVWVVIRFVGPALGWWHLVG, from the coding sequence ATGGGCGAAGCGAAGCGCCGTAAAACCCGCATCAGCCAAGATCCCGACCAAGAGCTGGTGTTTCCCAACCTCAAAGACATTCCCCTCACCAAAGGGCAAGCTCGCGCCATCTACAATTGGACAACCCGTGGTGCTTGGGCAGGCATTATTCTGCTGGCGATTGTTTGGGTTGTGATCCGATTTGTGGGGCCTGCCTTGGGCTGGTGGCATCTGGTCGGCTAG
- a CDS encoding carbon-nitrogen hydrolase family protein, with protein sequence MRSYLAAAIQMTSIPDLASNLQQAEEWIDFAVRQGCELVTLPENFAFMGPEAEKARLAPEIAERAEEFLAKMAQRYQVFILGGGYPVPDGQGKVYNTAALYSPDGKELARYRKIHLFDVNLPDGNTYRESNTVVSGDEVVTCEQEQLGNLGLSVCYDVRFPELYRSLVDRGAQILLIPAAFTAYTGRDHWQVLLQCRAIENTCYVIAPAQVGTHYERRQCHGHAMIVDPWGTILADAGGEKPGVAIAEINPERFQLVRRQMPSLQHRRLACTVTR encoded by the coding sequence ATGCGCTCTTATCTGGCAGCCGCCATTCAAATGACCAGCATTCCCGATCTGGCCAGCAACTTGCAGCAGGCGGAAGAGTGGATCGACTTTGCAGTGCGCCAGGGATGCGAGCTGGTGACGCTACCAGAAAACTTTGCCTTCATGGGGCCGGAAGCCGAGAAAGCCCGCCTTGCTCCTGAGATTGCGGAGCGGGCGGAGGAGTTTTTGGCCAAGATGGCCCAGCGTTACCAAGTATTTATTTTGGGAGGAGGGTATCCTGTGCCGGACGGGCAGGGCAAAGTTTACAATACCGCTGCCCTCTACAGCCCTGACGGCAAAGAGCTGGCCCGCTATCGCAAAATCCACCTGTTCGATGTCAATCTGCCCGACGGCAATACCTACCGCGAGTCGAACACGGTGGTCAGCGGAGATGAGGTGGTCACCTGCGAGCAAGAGCAACTGGGGAACCTCGGTTTGTCGGTCTGCTACGACGTACGCTTTCCAGAGCTGTACCGATCCCTGGTGGATCGCGGAGCCCAGATTTTGCTCATCCCTGCCGCCTTCACGGCCTACACGGGTCGGGATCACTGGCAGGTTTTGCTGCAATGCCGGGCCATTGAGAACACCTGTTACGTGATAGCCCCCGCCCAGGTGGGCACCCACTACGAGCGGCGACAGTGTCACGGCCATGCCATGATCGTGGACCCCTGGGGGACTATCTTGGCGGATGCGGGTGGCGAAAAACCGGGGGTGGCCATTGCTGAAATTAACCCAGAGCGTTTCCAGTTGGTCAGGCGGCAGATGCCTTCCCTACAACACCGTCGGCTGGCCTGCACCGTCACCCGCTAG
- a CDS encoding glutaredoxin family protein, whose protein sequence is MPWPPLILYSKPGCHLCESLVEKLRQIPEIRDLEVRDITSNPSWWEQYQLEVPVLTLAGDPERPLPRPSPRLTVSQLRAWLEKQLR, encoded by the coding sequence GTGCCTTGGCCCCCCCTGATTCTCTACAGCAAACCCGGCTGCCACCTCTGCGAGAGCTTGGTGGAGAAGTTGCGGCAGATCCCCGAAATCCGTGATCTGGAAGTCCGCGACATCACCTCCAACCCGAGTTGGTGGGAGCAATACCAACTGGAAGTTCCCGTGCTCACCCTGGCAGGGGATCCCGAGCGACCTTTGCCACGTCCTTCCCCTCGGCTGACGGTGAGCCAGTTGCGGGCTTGGCTTGAGAAACAGCTCCGTTGA
- a CDS encoding DNA polymerase III subunit alpha, with protein MSFVPLHLHSEYSLLDGASQLPRLVEQVVAMGLPGLALTDHGVMYGALELVKLCKSKGITPIIGNEMYVINGDIRDKSRKYPKYHQVVLAKNTQGYKNLVKLTTISHLHGIQGKGIFSRPCINKEYLVQYKEGLIVTSGCLAGEVPQAILQRRPEIAREVAAWYQEQFGDDYYIEIQDHGYQEDRFVNVQLVRIARELGIPIILTNDSHFISCWDVEAHDALLCIQTGKSLTEKNRLRYTGTEYLKSPEEMRRLCRDHLEQEVIDEAIANTLKVLEKIEGYDLFGEMRMPDYPVPPGHSADSYLTELAWQGLAKRCGVAQPDQIPQNYQERLRFELNIIQQKGFSSYFLVVWDYVRYAREQGIPVGPGRGSAAGSLVAYALQITNIDPVKYGLLFERFLNPERQSMPDIDTDFCIERRGELIDYVTRKYGQERVAQIITFNRMTSKAILKDVGRVLDIPYSEADKMAKLIPVSRGKPAKLEEMIGEDTPAPEFKEKYEKDPTTHRWIELARLLEGTNKTFGVHAAGVVIAKDPLDEIVPLQYNNEGQIITQYSMEDIESLGLLKMDFLGLRNLTMIQRAVELIREHNGVNIDLDNLPLDDKKTYQLLEKGELEGIFQLESSGMKQVVRELKPSNLEDISSVLALYRPGPLDTGMIPDFIDRKHGRKPVTYAHELLKPILQDTYGAILYQEQIMRIAQDMAGYTLGQADLLRRAMGKKKVSEMEKHREQFVQGAAKRGVSQEVATELFDQMVAFAEYCFNKSHSTAYGLITFQTAYLKANYPTEYMAALLSSVGGDQDKVQRYITYCLSIGIQIQPPDINRSGMDFTPQGSSILFGLGAVKNVGEGAIQNILAARQADGPFTSLADFCQRVDLRIVNRRALEALICAGAFDCISGNRKQLIADLDPILSWAAQRAKSKAIGQASLFDLLGSSGSAGNGFVEAPRGPVTEDFPPQEKLRLERELLGFYVSDHPLRRIQEQARLLAPVNLADLGGCAADASVGVLALVTAIKNVTTKKGDRMAILQLEDLTGSCEAVIFPKTYERLRGCLEVDQRLLVWAKVDQRDEQVQLIVEDLQPIESVSWVTVELPLDSAGTLEDRYRLQTLIARQRSEIKEENRIPVVAAITAHPHTLWVRMGSQFWVNNAQAAVEALRQAGYTARSESLLSP; from the coding sequence ATGTCTTTTGTTCCTTTGCATCTCCACAGCGAATACAGCCTCTTGGATGGTGCCAGCCAATTGCCGCGTTTGGTCGAGCAGGTGGTGGCTATGGGTTTGCCGGGGCTGGCCCTGACGGATCACGGTGTCATGTATGGGGCATTGGAGCTGGTGAAACTGTGTAAAAGCAAAGGGATTACTCCAATCATCGGCAATGAAATGTATGTAATCAACGGCGATATCCGCGACAAAAGCCGCAAGTACCCCAAGTATCACCAAGTGGTTCTGGCCAAAAATACCCAGGGCTACAAAAACTTAGTGAAGCTAACCACCATTTCTCATCTACACGGCATTCAAGGCAAAGGGATTTTCTCTCGCCCCTGCATTAACAAAGAGTATTTGGTGCAATACAAAGAAGGGTTGATCGTCACCAGCGGCTGCTTGGCAGGAGAAGTGCCTCAAGCTATTTTGCAGCGGCGGCCAGAAATTGCCCGTGAAGTTGCCGCTTGGTACCAAGAGCAGTTTGGGGATGATTATTACATCGAGATTCAGGATCACGGTTATCAAGAAGATCGCTTTGTCAATGTGCAGTTGGTGCGCATCGCCCGCGAATTGGGGATCCCGATCATCCTCACCAACGATAGCCATTTTATTTCCTGCTGGGATGTAGAGGCCCACGATGCGCTGCTCTGCATTCAAACAGGCAAATCCCTTACTGAAAAAAATCGCCTTCGCTACACCGGAACCGAATACCTGAAAAGCCCAGAAGAGATGCGCCGTCTCTGCCGTGACCATTTGGAACAGGAGGTGATTGACGAGGCCATCGCCAACACCCTGAAGGTGCTGGAAAAGATCGAGGGCTATGACCTATTTGGGGAAATGCGCATGCCCGACTACCCGGTTCCACCGGGCCATTCTGCCGATAGCTATCTCACAGAATTGGCCTGGCAGGGGCTGGCGAAGCGCTGCGGTGTTGCTCAGCCGGATCAGATCCCCCAAAACTACCAGGAGCGCCTGCGCTTTGAGCTGAACATCATCCAACAAAAGGGCTTCTCCAGCTATTTCCTGGTGGTCTGGGACTACGTTCGCTATGCCCGCGAGCAGGGGATCCCGGTGGGGCCGGGGCGAGGCTCGGCAGCAGGATCCCTGGTGGCCTATGCCCTACAAATTACCAACATTGACCCGGTTAAATACGGCCTACTGTTTGAGCGATTTCTCAATCCAGAACGTCAATCGATGCCGGATATTGATACGGATTTTTGCATCGAGCGGCGGGGAGAGCTGATCGACTATGTGACCCGCAAATACGGCCAAGAGCGAGTCGCCCAGATCATCACCTTTAACCGCATGACCTCTAAAGCCATTCTCAAAGATGTCGGTCGAGTCTTAGACATTCCCTACTCAGAAGCCGACAAAATGGCGAAATTGATCCCGGTATCCCGAGGCAAGCCCGCAAAATTGGAAGAGATGATTGGCGAGGATACTCCCGCTCCAGAGTTCAAAGAAAAATACGAGAAAGACCCAACCACCCACCGCTGGATCGAGCTGGCACGTTTGTTGGAGGGCACCAACAAAACCTTCGGGGTTCACGCTGCCGGTGTGGTGATTGCTAAGGATCCCTTAGATGAGATCGTGCCTCTGCAGTACAACAATGAAGGCCAAATTATCACCCAGTACTCGATGGAAGATATCGAGTCTTTGGGCTTGCTGAAGATGGACTTTTTGGGTCTGCGCAACCTGACGATGATTCAGCGGGCAGTGGAACTGATCCGAGAACACAATGGCGTCAATATAGATCTGGATAACCTACCCCTAGACGACAAGAAAACCTACCAGCTTTTGGAAAAGGGAGAGCTGGAAGGGATCTTCCAACTGGAATCTTCTGGCATGAAGCAGGTGGTGCGGGAGCTCAAACCTTCCAACCTGGAAGATATTTCTTCAGTATTGGCCTTGTACCGGCCAGGCCCATTGGATACGGGAATGATCCCCGACTTTATCGATCGCAAGCACGGTCGCAAACCGGTAACCTATGCCCACGAACTCCTCAAGCCCATTCTTCAGGATACCTACGGAGCCATCCTCTACCAGGAACAGATCATGCGCATTGCCCAAGACATGGCCGGATACACCTTAGGCCAAGCCGATCTGCTGCGGCGAGCGATGGGGAAAAAGAAAGTCTCCGAGATGGAGAAACACCGCGAGCAATTTGTGCAGGGGGCAGCCAAGCGGGGTGTAAGCCAAGAAGTTGCCACAGAATTGTTTGATCAAATGGTTGCTTTTGCCGAGTATTGCTTCAATAAATCGCATTCTACTGCCTATGGGTTGATTACTTTTCAAACAGCTTACCTCAAGGCCAATTACCCAACGGAATATATGGCAGCCTTGCTCTCTTCTGTGGGGGGAGATCAGGACAAGGTACAGCGCTACATTACCTATTGCTTGTCAATTGGGATCCAAATTCAGCCGCCGGATATCAACCGTTCTGGAATGGACTTTACTCCCCAGGGATCCAGCATTTTGTTTGGTCTGGGGGCAGTGAAGAATGTAGGGGAGGGGGCCATTCAAAACATTTTGGCTGCCCGTCAAGCTGATGGCCCCTTCACCTCTCTGGCGGATTTTTGCCAGCGGGTGGATCTGCGCATTGTTAACCGTCGTGCCCTGGAGGCCCTGATTTGTGCGGGCGCTTTTGATTGTATTTCTGGAAATCGTAAACAACTAATTGCCGATTTGGATCCCATCCTCAGTTGGGCAGCGCAGCGAGCCAAGTCCAAAGCCATCGGCCAAGCCAGCTTGTTCGATTTACTGGGGAGCAGTGGCAGCGCCGGCAATGGATTTGTGGAAGCTCCGCGTGGGCCGGTTACCGAGGATTTTCCACCCCAGGAAAAGTTGAGGCTGGAACGGGAGCTGCTGGGGTTTTATGTCTCGGATCATCCGCTGCGGCGCATTCAGGAGCAAGCGCGGCTGCTGGCCCCTGTAAACCTAGCTGACTTGGGCGGCTGCGCAGCCGATGCCTCTGTGGGCGTTCTCGCCCTGGTGACTGCCATTAAAAATGTCACAACCAAGAAAGGGGATCGCATGGCCATTTTGCAACTGGAAGATCTCACCGGCAGTTGTGAAGCAGTGATCTTCCCCAAAACCTATGAACGTTTGCGCGGTTGCCTGGAGGTGGATCAACGGCTATTGGTTTGGGCCAAAGTGGATCAGCGGGATGAACAGGTGCAACTGATTGTGGAAGATTTACAACCGATTGAATCTGTTAGTTGGGTAACGGTGGAGCTCCCTCTCGACTCTGCTGGGACACTGGAGGATCGATACCGTTTACAGACGCTAATCGCTCGCCAACGCTCGGAAATTAAAGAAGAAAATCGCATTCCTGTCGTGGCTGCCATCACCGCCCATCCCCATACCCTTTGGGTGAGAATGGGATCCCAATTTTGGGTTAACAATGCCCAAGCCGCCGTTGAAGCCCTGCGTCAAGCCGGCTACACCGCCCGCAGCGAATCGCTGCTCTCTCCATAG
- the selD gene encoding selenide, water dikinase SelD, with protein sequence MDAPIRLTQYSHGGGCGCKIAPALLQQILKDVPLLSPNPALLVGAETSDDAAVYQLNDHQALILTTDFFMPIVDEPVDFGRIAATNALSDVYAMGGTPILALAVLGMPVNTLPMQAIQGIMAGGIQVCQEAGIPLAGGHSIDSPEPIFGLVAAGLAHPHHIRRNATAQAGDDLILTKPLGIGVMTTALKKGQLSAAGYAEVLQVMTQLNRIGSQLAQRPQVHAMTDVTGFGLVGHLLEVCRGSGVGASLDLASIPFLAEALSLAEAGIFPGAARRNWQGYEGVQAESLPEWQQLLLADPQTSGGLLVAVDPGYTSDLLQELHSAGYPYARRIGRCQAGDTRIHVTGKISLSPAAA encoded by the coding sequence ATGGATGCTCCCATTCGCCTCACCCAGTACTCCCACGGCGGTGGCTGCGGCTGTAAAATTGCCCCGGCCCTGCTGCAACAAATTCTTAAGGATGTGCCCCTGCTATCCCCAAATCCGGCTTTGTTGGTGGGAGCTGAAACCAGCGATGATGCGGCTGTCTATCAACTAAACGACCACCAAGCCCTAATTTTGACCACCGACTTCTTCATGCCGATTGTGGATGAGCCGGTGGATTTTGGTCGGATCGCGGCGACCAATGCCCTTTCCGATGTCTACGCGATGGGGGGCACTCCCATTCTGGCTTTGGCGGTTTTGGGCATGCCGGTCAATACCCTGCCGATGCAGGCCATCCAAGGGATCATGGCCGGAGGGATCCAGGTTTGCCAAGAAGCCGGGATCCCTTTGGCAGGGGGGCACTCCATCGATTCGCCGGAGCCCATCTTCGGCTTGGTGGCAGCAGGTTTGGCCCATCCACACCACATTCGCCGCAATGCCACGGCCCAAGCCGGGGACGATCTGATCCTGACCAAACCGCTGGGGATCGGGGTGATGACCACCGCTCTGAAAAAGGGTCAGCTCAGTGCGGCAGGCTACGCGGAAGTTTTGCAGGTGATGACCCAGCTGAATCGCATCGGCTCGCAACTGGCCCAGCGACCGCAAGTTCACGCCATGACGGATGTAACAGGGTTTGGCCTGGTGGGACACTTGCTGGAAGTCTGTCGCGGCTCGGGGGTGGGGGCCAGTTTGGATCTGGCTTCCATTCCGTTTTTGGCAGAAGCGCTCTCGCTGGCAGAGGCGGGGATCTTTCCAGGGGCGGCTCGTCGCAATTGGCAGGGCTATGAGGGGGTACAGGCAGAATCCCTGCCCGAGTGGCAGCAACTGCTGCTGGCAGATCCCCAAACCAGCGGGGGCTTGCTGGTGGCGGTGGATCCCGGCTACACCTCAGACCTCTTGCAAGAGCTGCACAGTGCCGGCTACCCCTACGCCCGTCGCATCGGCCGATGCCAAGCTGGAGACACCAGAATCCATGTTACCGGCAAGATCAGCCTCAGCCCAGCGGCAGCCTGA
- a CDS encoding ABC transporter permease: MQWWKRLRQNRWAQVGAYILLVFYACAIFAEFVAPYSPLESQPGGSLLPPTAIHFWDESGAWIGPHVYPTRQGPVDLETGERPLLVDTSRPAGIRLFVAGTPYRWLGLIPSNRHLFGTVPLRPVAEEGQVGSPIGEEPSVARLHLLGTDDQGRDYFSRLVYGGRVSLFIGLVGIGISFPIGLLVGAISGYLGGWVDTLLMRLAEVLMSIPTLYLLVSLAAVLQVNPLTGVPFSNAERFLVIVVILSFVGWAGLARVIRGQVLSLRERDFVQAARVAGAGSLYLLVRHILPQTATYVVISATLAVPGYIAAESVLSLIGLGIQQPDASWGNMLSLATNASVIILQPWLVLAPTLMVVLTSLSFNLLGDGLRDALDPREG, encoded by the coding sequence ATGCAGTGGTGGAAACGGCTTCGCCAAAACCGATGGGCCCAAGTAGGAGCTTACATTCTCCTTGTTTTCTACGCCTGCGCCATTTTTGCCGAGTTCGTTGCCCCCTACAGCCCACTGGAATCTCAACCGGGGGGATCCCTTCTGCCGCCCACCGCCATTCACTTTTGGGATGAATCGGGCGCTTGGATTGGGCCCCACGTTTATCCAACCCGCCAGGGGCCAGTGGATCTGGAAACGGGAGAACGCCCGCTCTTGGTGGATACCAGCCGTCCAGCCGGGATCCGCTTGTTTGTGGCCGGTACTCCCTACCGTTGGTTGGGGTTGATCCCCTCCAATCGGCATCTGTTTGGCACCGTCCCGCTGCGGCCTGTTGCAGAAGAGGGACAGGTGGGATCCCCAATCGGCGAAGAGCCCTCTGTGGCACGGCTACACCTGCTGGGCACCGATGATCAAGGTCGGGACTATTTCAGTCGCTTGGTCTATGGCGGGCGCGTCAGCCTGTTTATCGGCTTGGTGGGCATTGGCATCTCTTTCCCCATTGGTCTGCTGGTGGGGGCCATATCCGGCTACCTTGGGGGCTGGGTGGATACGCTCCTGATGCGCTTGGCAGAGGTGTTGATGTCGATTCCGACGCTGTATCTGCTGGTGTCGCTGGCAGCGGTGTTGCAGGTGAATCCGCTGACCGGGGTGCCCTTCAGCAATGCCGAGCGCTTCTTGGTGATTGTGGTGATCCTCTCTTTTGTGGGTTGGGCGGGCCTAGCCAGGGTGATTCGTGGGCAGGTGCTGTCCTTGCGAGAGCGGGACTTTGTGCAGGCAGCGCGGGTAGCCGGGGCTGGATCCCTGTACCTGCTGGTGCGGCATATTTTGCCCCAGACAGCCACTTATGTGGTGATCTCGGCAACCTTGGCGGTGCCCGGCTACATTGCGGCAGAGTCGGTGCTGAGCCTCATTGGGTTGGGGATCCAACAGCCGGATGCCTCTTGGGGCAACATGCTCTCGCTGGCCACCAACGCTTCGGTGATCATCCTACAACCCTGGCTGGTGCTGGCCCCAACGCTGATGGTGGTGCTGACCTCTCTATCCTTTAACCTGCTGGGGGATGGTTTGCGGGA